GTCCGGCGCTGCGGGCATAGTGTGTCACAGCCCGTCATCGAGAGCAGAAACGCTCGAATGAGGTCCCAATTTGGAGAATAGGAAGCCCCGTCCAGTGGACCCAAGCAGCCGCATTAGTACCGCAGACGTCGTGGGAGATTATCTGATTcctgtgaagtacatggaagcaGAGCTTGGCTGGTGTTAGAGCGCCAAGAGCACTTTTACTGATAGTCTGCGTCAGAGGTGAACGTCGGGAGGACACTCCCTCAACCCCACGGGCCACGTTCAAACGCATCAGGCGAGCTGCTGTGCCCGTGGTAAAGTCCACTGGAAGACTGAGGAGGAGACATTGAACCAGACTGTAAGTTTGTCTACAGTGCTAGTGTGGGAGGAAGAAGACGACGTGCACAGGGACCTGTCTCCAGtacctcaggaggaggaggagggcctgCCTGTAGAGTGTGAGTACGGCGAGGACGCGCATCTACAAGTCGGCTGATGACCTTGTGTGTAAAGGACCCTGATCAACGGAGGACCAAACGCCAGGACCGAGGACCTCAGCGACTCACGCCAGAGGATATGTCGACTATGTAGTAGAAAGAGTTAAGGTACATaaattccctcccattaccccttggtcTAGGTGAGCTAGGATATCATTCATGTCATGCTAGGTGCCAGGGTATTCATATATACATGagttaatatatattaatgtatgtgtgtgtgtgggcgctgTGACATTTTGGGCAGCTAGAGGAAGTGGCTGGATTCAAGAGGCCAGGATCGAAGTTTTGAATCGTCCAGTTGACTGTGTTGCCAGAGGCGGGTGAGGAGTGTTGCCGCCGTCTGACAGTTCCACTTCTTTATGCGGATCCAGTGTAGTTTTATTCAGTAAACTCATCATCAATTTTTAtactgtgtttgagtgagccTTCGTCTCTAGGGCTATTTGAGTAGACCAGTTATGTGGCACTGCATTGCATCTGACATTGAATCCTTGGTTTGTGATAACAAATAAGACCACTGAGGAGAGTTGCTGGGACACTAGTATGAACACCCAGCTATCGACCTtgacttaaagaggtaaggattgtATTCTTCCAGTGTCACAGCGGGCAAGTCCGACCGAAAGCAACAGAGGTGAGGTTGGATTTCCCCACTCGCCAGGGATGCAATTCAAGGCCAGCCCTTGGTTGACTGGGGGGGCCCCCCTAGGGTGAGCAATGGCATCTCAAGTAAAAGGGGGGCGAAAACCCGCGGGATTAACCCTAACTActtaaggaaggaaggaatggggtGAAAACGATGACAGTACTTCTCTGAGCTGTAATCTAAATCATCAGTAATCGGTCGTTCATCAAACAACATGTCTTCTATTTTGTCCTCTGAGAGTCATTTTGCAACACAGCGGCTGACCGTAGACCGGGAGCTCGTAGATGAtgcatcagacatggttgctaCCTTAAACCTGGGGCTCCCCACCACCAGGAGGCCTCAGGCATCCATTTCATGCCCGAGTAACCACGTGGAACTTTTAAAACCTACGCTATACCTACGAGCGCCCTGAGGCACTCTGATCTTGTGCTTAAAACCGCTCTGTGCAGTGTGGGGTTAACCCTTTCCATCATGTTTTGAACAAATCCTATACAAGCTATTCCACCTCTGTAGTAGGTATAATCTCCAAAAATGCTATTCCTTTTTTAGAGTTCTACTCAGTGATTCAAAATGCATTCCGCAACCACTAGAGACAGATTGTCGTGtattgaaaaaaaaactaaataccATTAACTGCGACCTCtgacctcccccttcctccccctctagCACTGTAACCCAAGGTTACAACTCTGCCACAGGTTACATATTGGCCACACACGATTCACTCATGGGAACTAGACCAAAGTTCTGTACCTTACTATCAGAACTGCTTTCTCCTATTTACAGTAGCGCTCCTCCTAATTTCATCAGGATCATGTCATGACGAGGACTTCTCTGGACGAGGActtcgggggtgaggaggtgagcgtcccgttcgttGGTGAGGCTCCCCCTGCGTCGCCCGACGTTCCCCCAGTTGTCATCgaccctcctccggatgttgcAGTGCCGTCGGATGCTACTCCTGCTCCTGTCGCTGTTGCTTCCGTCGACCTTCCTGTTGCTCCCTGTGAGGCATTGCCGTGTGCACAACCGACTtcagctgctgcgcctggccctgcatcctagcctcgggtcccggctgtgctgggtgctggggtggctgtgggggcccctgatgtgtgtggtccagttccccctgtggtcgaggctgctgctgttctgcggCGGGCGTCAGTTCGTCCAGCTAGTGGGGCCCGTGTTTCTGAGtcagcttccggctctgacgatctcaggccggtgcccaaacgttcccggcgttcgtcgtctgcctgggctgatgttgggaaatttagtgactgtgggtctttggGTGTGGATGGAGTGGTTCCGGATGCGTCGCTGGCTCCGCAGTTAGTGGTGGCGgaagtccatgtgcctgctgacgTTGGTGCttgtgtctcgggtgtgcctgaTGTTTCTTCTCCACCGGGGGCCTCTCCGCGGTGGGGCGTGGTGgcctccgctgccagggatggtggggatgaaggGGTTGGGCGAGGCCTGGTGGTGACCTTGCGGAAGGATGTGCGCAGTTCGGTATCCCGGCGGTCGtccggtggtgtgcccgtggacgctggtgcccctgtgatgGTGCCTTCTGTCCGGCTCCCTCCTCTGAGGATGTCCGTTGGGGACTGTATTACCGGAGTCTGTGATGCCGTTGGGTCACTGGGCGCGGATTGCTCTGTTACCGATCTGCGAGGAGGCGCTGGACTTTCAGGGTGGGGCAGTTCCATTGGTGTGGGAGCGTGTGCCGGTCACTCGGGTCAGGAGTGATTCCATTTGGGTGCCCTGTTTGAGGGTGTTTGTGGCCAATGTCCTGGAtgatatggcgtccccggtggatggtcaGGGCCCTTGGCAGTGGTTGCGATGGGAGGCGTTCCATGTACGATTCCCTCGGGATGTgtttccgggcaagtatgtctGATGATTTTCTACTTTTGTGCTTACTtttgtgctgtgtgcccttctggcggtttgtttgcctttcggtagtttgtgcccgtgactctccctttgtttgtggcGGGGCgggtggcttggtgtgtgttttagTCTTCATGTATTTATTTTGTGTTATTACAGTGCCCTATGTGTTTTACTTTATGCTTATGTGTTGTGTTTGTCTTTCATTTgtatgttttttttatatttttttgttgttattggctggttgtgtggtgtgctattttattgtattttttattatatttcattttgttcatactgttgtgcttcgttgtcggtccttcaggccggcgcttctgttttgtttcatactgttaaaatgttttaacttgttgctatgttcttgttttgcttgcattgcatgcttgtttgtgattgttttctgtattgttctctATTTTGTAACCTTTTGTGtatttattctgcatttcctgtACCCTTTCCAGCTTTGGTACTTGTTgttctgtcggtccttctggccggcggtttcttgttttgttctgttatgtttctaattttatgttttattgtaatttaaatcgcatgcttgcatgtaaaaatataaataaaaaaaaaaatgtcataaGAACCCCAAAGCTGGAGTAACATTGCCCGATCTTGAAAatgtatttaattttatatattttaacagCATTTTTCTGCTGCTTCGAACACGAAATATACATGACAAACATAAAATAACAAATGGAACTAACAGTAATTATAACAGGTTGGTTGATGAACTTTCAGTCACTTAAGCTGATGGAATAGGTTGCCAGCAAATACTGAGAGAAGTTCATTATGCATCGACCAGCTGAACTTTACGGCCATTCACTGGCATGATGGCTCTGCTGCTCTGAGACCCTgggtctggaattttctggaCGTGTATCATACCTTGCCCTTGAGATTGTCCTGTTGGATATGCTACATGTTCGTGTTGTCGATGTGTATGGGCTCCAACTGTTAACTACCCATCGGGCACTTGTGAAGTTTCACTCCACTGCTGTTTATAAGGACTTTGTGGCTGGTTATGATGGGCGCTCATTTACTCTCCCTGGGGACGGTGGTACCGTCGGTATCTCTGATCAATGCTGCTCGGTGACATATGTGGTACTGCATTGTGTGCCGTTCGAGTTCACAGAGGCCATACTTTGATGGTACTTTAGCCAGTTTGGGACTATAGTTTCCATCCGGATGAACTCTGTCTcttccggcaggtggcgtggTGTCTCATGTGGAACCCGGACTCTTGCCCTGTGGCTCAAATCACCTGTTTCCCTCCATGGTtaccttgaaattgaaattgaaaatgaaatagaAATAATGGTTACCTTGATGGGCTACAATATGCAGGCGTTCCATGCAGGGCAGCAACGAGCATGTTTTTTGGTGGTGGCCTTTACCAGGCAGCCGCTTGTACTGGAGTGGCGGCTGCTCCTGTGAACTTATTTAGAGAAGAAGATTTCCCTCCATTGGTGGTGCAGCACCTGTCGCCTTGTGATGGAGTGGTTGGGGAGGTTTCCCCACTGCCTGCTGACCCGGTGGTGGACCGGGTTCCTCGGCTGGTGGGCCGGTGGatacgagtggtggtggtgctcgtgaCGAGGTGGTGGTGTTCGTGACGAGGTGGTGGACGAGGAGGttgacataactggtacaccttaacCGATCACACCaaaatcagacccttaaaaggaaTTGAAATTTCCATGGAAGTCTTCTTCCATTTGGGTTCTGCGGGTGAGAGGGGGTTTTGTCACTGGGGTACCGAATTTAATGCCTCAGCCTTGTGCGGCTCCTGGTCGTCTGATCTCTGATGACGAGCTATTGGTTTGGGAGGCTTACTACTTACATTTTCGGGAGCGGGAGTACCCGGATAAATATGAGTAGTTCGTGTGTTTGGGTTTagtttgtttgtttgtctttgtttTGGTTGGTGCGTCTTCTTGCGTGTCTGTATGGGATTTTGTTTCCCAGTGTCTGCGTGCATGGGTgcgtgtttttgtgtgtgcgagtgtgtggtgtggatgtttgtttctggctcctgcgtgggcctgttCAGATGTATCTTCATTTGGCCTTTGCAACCTGTTGTTTTTGTTTGTGGGGGCGTTATTCCTAACAAATTCGACAAAAATCGAATATGTCTGAAAAATTTCTAAAAATACTACAAGGTTGtggcaacaccgtggtgcaaaccATTTTATGTTATGATAAAAAATAACTTAATTAGAGTAATTTTCCCAGCCGCAACTGTCCCCAATCCGGTCGTCGTGGCTTGGGTGCACCATAGGGTGTTGTGTCGTACGTTATAAATGTCTATTATGTTGTAATAGCGTGGAAAATAGCTTGTTATgcataaacaaattataaactcACCCATTGGCAACAGTCTCGAGTGACAGAAGGGGGAGGGTTCAGCTGAGTCAGTTACACATTGTATCTCCCTGCTGGTGGAGCTATTGTCCACGCGGTCTCGCTCGAATATCACAttttttgttgcatctactgcacaatGCCACGCGTGTCGAACAGAAAGAAAGCTCTAAGTGCCAGAGGCACACACGCTAACCTTGTAAAGCTGCAACGGAAAGCATCTGCAGCCGCTTTGCTGCAAAGCCAAATTCTGACGAGTGAAGATAGAGGTGGCCTCTCTGTGAGGAGTGTGGCGGCGGCCGCTacctcactacacactctcccaccctgccccacaccaccaaccGCTCCAGGTGATGCACACACCACTCTTGATGTTGCATTTACAGCTCCAGATGTTGAACACACCGCTCTTGATGTTGAAGGGCCCAGCACCTCACATGATGTTTCAGCAACTCCCAACATTTCCACAAAGCATAAATGTACCCAAAGCAGTGCCAAAAAACGAGTGAAGTTATTCCGAGAAGGAAAAGAAGGAGAAAATGATAATGCCAGtggcagtgacagtgacagtgaaggGAAATGTCGAATAAATCCACGTGAGTCAGTGCTAATGGTGACAGATAAGAGGCTTGAAAATTACCTAGATGACAATTGTATATTCAAGTACTGCTCAAAGGCTACGGCACGTCATAAAATTAAAATTGTGCAACATGATTTGCAAGTGACAAAAACCTGTAGTTTTTGTTATTGTAAACATACTGAAGCATTGAATGCAAATCATGAAAATCTAATATCCTTACTCTACAGCAACATGCTAAATGGCAACGGATATACATATTACCAAAGCATGTGTtctataaataacataaaatttgTATCACATAACCATATAACGAGATCCAGAAGAAGATAAGAGATGCTGCTAATGAGAGATGGGTGCATTTGCAAGAAAACACTCGCAGTATCATATTCAGTCATTACAAAGATCATTTGGATAGACACCCCATTGATGGCGTCCTAGACATTGATGTGTCCTTTGATGGATCTTGGCATACAAGGGGCCATCATTCACAAATTGGCACTGCTTTTGTTGTGGAAATATTCACAGGGCTGTTGTGGACCACAATACTTTCTGCAAAAACTTCACCAAGTGTTCTGCGTTCAAGCGTAGAAAACAAAATGGAAAAATAACACAGGCTGAGTTTGACACTGAAATGGGTAAACATTTACCGGATTGTGACAAGAACTACAATGGAACTGCCAAAAATATGGAACCGGATGCCGCGGTATTGATGTGGGGTCGATCTCTAGACAAAAAACTCAGGTATACGACCTTGGTCGGTGATGGTGATTCTTCAGCCTTCAATAAAATTTGTGCAATGAATAATGATGATGGACCATATGCAGACCTAAGAGTGGATAAGGCCGAGTGCATAAATCACTTCAGCAAGAGACTTGCAACACAGCTTTGTAACTTTCAGAAAACAGCTGTCGAATGGAAGGTGACAAAAGAGcctgtcaaaaagaccagacgaatGTCACTGGTCAATGGGAAGGGAAAATTAACTGACAACACCATTCTGAAGTTGGCAAGTTACTTTACAAAGCCATTAGGGATAACATCAACTAGGACTGGAAACAAATGAGGGATGCCTGCCTGTCTGGACTGTTCCATGCAACGTCGACGgatgaaaagtcaatgcacatgcaTTGCCCTAAAGGCAAAGACTCTTGGTGTTTCCACCAGCAAGACATTACAAATGAAATGACCCCACGTTCACACAAGACGATGAAAGTACATTTTCAGCTACCCAGTATTCACATGACTGAAGTCTTGAAGATATACAACAATCTTGTATCGGAGGACAACATGACCAAGTGCCTGAAGGGAAAGACTCAGAATTCAAACGAGTCTCTACACCACCGAGTTTGGAAACTCGCCCCCAAAGACAAATATGTTATTCGAGTAATGGCAGACTTCGCCATGTCAATGACAGCTGTCAACTACAACGCTGGGTATATGATGGGATCTCTGACGAACCTCCTTGGTCTACCACAGAGTGATATTCGGGACCGGTACTTCAACATGAAGGACAAGAAGACGCACCACCAAGCCAAGAAAGGCCCCTGAGGAAGCTGACCCTGGCTACGGGGCAGGTCCCTACTAGTGCCattgcagtgccaccttgaggacccatatttcagaccaattattttaggttagtatgttttagtgttatattttgatattacatcataaataatggtaaatatataactgctttgaaggttttttgaaggaactgggttctaggctctttgaaacaacaagggaccctggagctgccagctttcttttccagcgcctcagcatggcgatacagaggggaaatgcgcactgcattctgggttcctgcccgccatctgaggagctgaaggaactctacaacctatgataaccatctttgtaccctatatgtaactccttttttgtaacaaagttcaaataaaaaaaatatatgtgtacatacaaaagaatgggggtggtaggagtagataatattagtgttcagtgagacacaacaaggtctcctctgaatactttttattttcttctccgaggctatgggtccccacattggcaccagaggtggtaccctttttATAActgcttgattttttttttattttttttatttgtttttttatttttttttattttgttatcaggcgatcttcatggaacttacacaccttactgaaggcatgcctatctacaaggatgcaaattttgaatgaaattggtcgacatcaacctcagccacaggtggTTGAACTTTGACCTTTATTTCCTACAGGTAAGTAATTAGCAACTACATGGTTGAATTACTTtttcatttattattcaatttacatgaaacttgcacaattTATGTAGAGTTTATCCCTCTACACAATTGTGTATTTTTATTTTCCTAagtccatttattgattttataaatatttataaacattatgttattgcatatttttggggggaactttgaaaatttgtattgcactaaatacatttgGGATAGAAATATTCCTAAAAACCTCTATTATACAGTAATGTGATAGCTGAGTGTCATGGAAATGATTTCGGTTGACAATTGTGTTTGCTATGCAATGGTGGAAAATTTTGATAAATTGtctaaaatatgttttttttttccttcctctctatttaggctgcgatgctgaaacttggaccaggtgCAGCCTTTTTCACATGTAAAACATCAATAAATTTTgattgcactagaacaacttttaaTCATCCCCAATAACGCCCCCTTGTGTAATTTTCTTTGACTGtgctgtgtgtcgtgtgtgtgttctgtgttcttgttttatggtatgatgtctgctgttgagtggtgtgacacatggtgcgtgtgttttgcgtATGTTTTAAGTTGTATATATgtatttcttgttttgtttttacctttggtatcaatgtgtttctCTGTGCATTTTTTTCGTTACTGACACGTTTGGCACGCCCCGTCAGGGTTGTGTAGCTTTTGTTTTTTTGTATGTTCCCATGTGTTTTTATTGTTATTTGTTTTCACTTTTATGTTATATTGCTGTGTGTGCCCTGTTATCTGTATTATTGTTATTCTGTGTTTCTTGTTATTCTATGCTCTCtgtgtgatgttactgtgtatgttctgtgttgCTTCTTGCCTGCCCCGAGTCAAGTGTTGTGGATGGTCTGTGTACTCTCTCAGACGCTAAGCTCCATAAAACTTATTCAAAGCACTaaaacttaattggtgttagtgagggtTCCCTGCATGGAACCAGGTCACAAGCGGACAAGTTCTCGACTAATTCTGACCAGAAAAATGCTTTAGTTGTGTTTCCGTCATTACTAACATTGCAAACGTTCTATTATTAGAATGAAAGTATGATGGACAAGGTAATGTAATAGTTCTAACGCTACCCTTGTTGTAATAACCCTTTCCctacttcactcaataccccagcttaacactgttacaatccagtgtgacccctcactggactgccacgaatataagcTGAATATTAAGCAAGGAGGACACAACAAGAACAGGGGTTATGaatttataactaataattaaaatcattacaacactgccaccaccttcccaaccataaataaatgtgtctaaattattgtttccccaggaagtaagggactcaataatcatgGAACTCAAAGGGGCAAGTAAATAAATCTTAATGGATTAATACTGTAATCTTACTGAACTGAAGGGGGATTCAAGAGCAACTTTAATATTCATAAGATGGAGGAGAACACAGGAACTTTCCAAGTCAACCATCAACCACATATAAAAGTGACCaagtagaaaaaatatattaaaaaggggaattaactgaataccactggaacaaataattttttattaaataaagcacGTAAATAAAAATCAAATTTGAAATGTCCTAACACATCCTAAGAGGCAATGGGAACATTTTGAGGTGCATTTACTGTTGTACCAAAGCTCTGACAGACATTACCTTTATCCTGCAACCTCGGCCACGATGTTGAGTGGCTGCCCCCCCAGATCAGGATATCTGGGCCCCAGTACACTCCAAGACACACTAACTCATCATTTCTAAAAACGCTTACCAGTGGGACAGGCTCCCCCCACTTAGTTCCTAGGCCCAATTTAACTCCGCCTATTccaagcctatggccaatggatttAATCACAACTGGGTGTTCTAGAAGCTTGGCCAATGGCATGGACAGGCACTACCCTGGGGAACCCCGCCTCCACAGGCCTCCATAGCTTCAACCAATCAGAAccaggcttgaccataagggtcaattcctcttgacagaaaactccaGTAACTGGAACAGCACCAACGACTGTTCTGTGGGAAACGTtggctgggcacccacgtgtaaTTTGAGAGCACAAGTTTATTGGCTCTGAGGTACTATTTCCAGTTCGTCACTGGgaagatggagggagaggggaaaaCGGATTGGGGGAACAAGTGACTTCAAACTGTTCATGACCACGAGGGTCAGACTGTGACAAATGGGAGGGATGACCAAAGGGAGGGGAGGCAAgtgagggaaggaaaggggaagaggaaggggaagggggaaggggacgaggaaggggaaggggaagggggaagaggacgaggaaggggaaggggaaggagctaTGGTCTGCACATACCATTACAGTAAGATCATGATagtatgttcctcgccctgcccttgTTACtctgtattattcactcatttatccatATCTCACCTATGGTATCTGTGAGAAGTTGGGTTTTTGGTCACTTCTCAGCTAACTTACATCTGTTAGGTAATAGTAGGAAAAAACCTTTTGCCTCAAAAAATGGTGGAGATGTGCACAGGGTGTGCACAAAAGTCTACCTTCCTTGGTAGTGGAGATAGACTAGTGAAATCACATCCCTTTCGAAAGGGGAAGCCTTCAGCATTCCAAAGAAGTAACTCTCGTTGACGTAAGTATTCTGTGTGAATAGTTACAGGTTTTCCCTGAATTCTGTACCTCGGGCACCTgacaacacagagagagagagagagagagagagagagagagagagagagagagagagagagagagagagagagagagagtaggaagaGGGGACCACCTCAAGTACCAACGGCTCCACTTTGCCGGTGACGTGACGTCATCAGCATTTCCTGCCGGCTTTACTCTTATTGGAAGCGGCACGAAGGCCTCTGCCGAGGCTCGTACCAGATTGGTCGAGTGCCTGGCACCAAAGGAGCCGCTGCCCGAATTCTCGTGCCAAAACTTTGCTGGTGTGAGATTCCTGCGCCTCAGGAGAGTGTTTCTGTGTGTAGGATCTGTGCTGTCGAGACGTCGGGAGGTCAGGTCCTGGCCAAGACCTTGGTTTTTCCTGCCTATATCAACCTCCAGCCAGCCCAAGTTGATTCTACGCCGCTCTGTGATCGTTGCTGT
This genomic stretch from Procambarus clarkii isolate CNS0578487 unplaced genomic scaffold, FALCON_Pclarkii_2.0 HiC_scaffold_106, whole genome shotgun sequence harbors:
- the LOC138360297 gene encoding uncharacterized protein, with protein sequence MELPHPESPAPPRRSVTEQSAPSDPTASQTPVIQSPTDILRGGSRTEGTITGAPASTGTPPDDRRDTELRTSFRKVTTRPRPTPSSPPSLAAEATTPHRGEAPGGEETSGTPETQAPTSAGTWTSATTNCGASDASGTTPSTPKDPQSLNFPTSAQADDERRERLGTGLRSSEPEADSETRAPLAGRTDARRRTAAASTTGGTGPHTSGAPTATPAPSTAGTRG